The Polypterus senegalus isolate Bchr_013 chromosome 5, ASM1683550v1, whole genome shotgun sequence genome includes the window GCTAAGACAAGACCAGGTGGTGCTGTTTTCTCTGCCTACGTTGCCATATCAGAAGGATTTTTAATACAAGGAGGTCTTTCTTCTGGTCTAAGAAAGCCAACTGATCCATATTTTGCGAATTCAATGAAGGATGAACATGAAACTCCACAGGTTAAAAACATTGTGGACTGCCTGATAACTGCCCCCATCCCACAGGTTAACATACAAAACTACAATCTGGGCAGCAGGTTGGTGTTTACCAGAGGCAAACGAACACAAATGTAACATCATATTGAAGTCAATTAGGCACCACTACAAAGTGCAGCTTAAGTTCGGAGGTCGCTCAGAGCACGTTCATTTAACCAAGATCTGAACGCCTGTGTGGACGGGCCTGAGTGAAGAGCTGAACGGCAGCTCTACCAGCACTGTGGTCAGCTCTGTACTTTATCTGATAACTAGGTGCAAATCAGAAATGAGAGGACACCTATGCAGAAACTCCTTTAGACAAAGTGGCACCCCAATGCACAGTCATCTTAGGTTTGCTACCAAAGCCTGAACTCTGGCAGGATAAGAGGGACAAAATAAGACATCTTATAAGCACTGGTTCTATAACTGGAAGGGACTTTAATCTAACCACCAGAGGttacatcagcgtttctcaacctttacgtatttgcaacctcagttttcataacagttttaatcgctcccccctaacgtttttttgaaaggagcccactaataccaatttgttcttttttaattaatgatatatcatagatgcctattttattatacctacttaacatttattgacatttatctaactcaatatttatttttctagtatcagaatgtagtttaagtgaatttgttttggtttcaatagatgtatttttcatattttcgattcttgttttctttttttcacatctttgcgccaaGGGGGGGctcaccccacagtttgagaaccactgggttacATCTTCTTTTTGAACTCTGggtattcctctcctctctctgtTTGGCATAGCTGACCGCCGAGAATCGGTTCTCTTTGGGGGCACTGCATGTTGACGTTGTGTTCTCTCTCTGAGCTCAAAGCGGATGAGTCGCTCCTTTAGTGAGGAGAGGACACCCACTCTCGGAAAAGCAAAGAGCTCACAAacgttctttagcctggaagcaACTCTCCATTCAACCTCAGAGCTGAATGTCCTGAACCAGCTCTATGATCCATCTTGCCAAGCCAAGCTCCATACCAGTGACTGAGCCCAGtcagagaagaaaaaaggaaacttcAGCACCTACACTCTTGTGTCAGAAGGATCAACGCATTCCTATGAAGTTGTAGAGGACACAGCAAAAAGCCTAAAAGTGAGCCGAGGAAGGCAGTGTCATGTCACACCACAGACAAAGGACCACATAGCAAAGACAAAGAGTGCAATCCAATGCATGAAAAGTTCTCCACTTGAActggagcaacaacaacaaacaactcCACATAACATCGGACATCACATCTTAAAGACGTGGTATGGTAAATCTGTTTATCTGTGCCATTTGTAAGTGCTcaagaggaaggacaggcatcccagctggaatgGAGGATAATTTCATGCCTGGCTGGAAGGACAGACAAGCACACTGGCTGGCTGAGGAAACAGCTTCCTGCCCAGCTGAAGTCATGTAAAGGATGGACTAGCAGAAGCTGGAGACCatgagcagttccatcccccttATGGCAGTGGTCTTCCCATGGTGTCCCAGTTTGGACTCTTGCAGGGATATGAGGGAGTTGCCTGAAATGGCCAAGGcctggcttacttatctgaacttatcatgacttacaatccagagcacacattaagatctcaagatggcggTCTGTTTATAATCtgaaggattaataaaataacagtaggaggtcaagcttttagttaggGGGGACCCCTAACTGTGGAATGTTCTGCCTGCCTCTATAAGAGATTCCCCTTCGGCCTCAGCTTTCagatcccggctgaagactcactacttcagtttagcatatcctgactagagctgctgattatctgtacagactgcatctctgttattggtcattagtactaaaacatgagtaacatgattgttagaagttgttactaaccctcacctattctgtttctcttcttggtactcaaatgtggcacttggtgccactgcccacctgccaagttgttttgcctgcctaaggtaaagtaatctctgatggaggatcgcaggaatcgtggggtaaaggggtcctttcattggattggcggGGCCAGCgatgactcagctgtggaatggccaataggggggaggcagcttgatggccaaggtttccaggactttaaacaaatccaaatcgtattacgTGATATCTGATTTTTACTCCAATTATATTCACAGTCCGTGTGTGTATTGCGATGTTTGAGCAGAGACACCACCAGAATTTTAAATAGCGACCAGGAGATTACATACCAAACCAGGAGTCTGCCATCTTTATCTTCAGTGCCAAAATAtcagaagcaaaataaaatatataaatatagtacctttcatatctatctatcaatctatctatctatctatctatctatctatcatctatctcagtggttctcaacctgtggggcgggcccccctaggggggcgcgaagtaacaaaaagggggacgtgaagatatgaaaaaaaagaaaacaagaatcaaaaatatgaaaaaaacatctgttgaaatcaaaacaaattaacttaaactacattctgatactagaacaataaatatagagttagataaatgtcgataaaagttaagtaggtatgataaaatatgcatctacatttcaaaaaaatgttagggggggcgcaattaaaactgttatgaaaactcaggtcgcaaatacttaaagggtGAAAAAcgctgatctatctatctatctatctatctatctatctatctatctatctatcatatagtgcctttcatatctgtctatctatctatctatctattatataattcatatctatctatctatctatctattatatagtgcctttcatatctatctatctatctatctatctatctatcatatagtgcctctcctatctatctatctatctatctatctacacactcTCTGGCGCCATGATAATCAagaacagattaaaataaaataaaaggtaaagtaccacttccggttaacggaaatggatagaaatctacgttttgtacctaatacttgtatgcaaaatttggttgacccaagtgaaagagtcctcaagttattgtgttcacacacacacccacacacctttacacaaagaacgatagacacttggaataagctaccaagtagtgtggtagacagtaagacgttagggactttcaaaactcgacttgatgttttcttgaaggaaataagtggataggactggcgagctttgttgggctgaatggcctgttctcgtctagattgttctaatgttctaatattctaatgtatctatctatctatctatctatctatctatctatctatctatctatctatctatctatctatctatctatctatctatctatctatctatctatcagcttgAATTATTGTACTCTTTAGTTTAAGGTGAATGATATACAGCAAGCCATCAAGCCAGAAACAATCACCTCGTTTTTTCAATTAACTCCACTTTTTAAATTAGTGAGTGTCTACTTTATAATGTGAGACCCCCAATGTGCGCAGATCAGCCATGCAAGTGTTGTACATGTGTGCTCTTAAAACCGCTGCACTTCACTGGTGGGGAGTTTCATTTTTTCATGAGAAATAGAGACAATAATAATGCCAATAGGTGGTCTCGAAATGCACAGgaacttattttaagatatctcgaattgcattttACATACCTCAAAATGTACAGCTTATTATTTTAAGATCCCTGgaaatctatttgagatatcataaaatgcattttagttaTCTTAAACACGTGCATTTTTTGTGtctgtaattcaatttgagatCTCTAAAATGCAGGTTTAGGTATCATGTAACATATTCTGAGCTATCTCGAAATGTTCATTTGGCTTGCCATAGGAGAGAGCTATTGAAGAGTGGGTTGTGTTCACTTGTGCCAATGGAGACCAGCGGAAGACGATTAACCCTTTCGTTTACACAGAGACTTGCATCCGTGAgtttgtgtttgtagtttggggtgctgcaacaccccctggtggtcacactatatacatatacagggtggcccgCCTCCACCAAGATAACTGCATTATGTGGTGAGGAGAACAATCATCAAATctggtactcacatttacagaagatgctgaaagtgacCTCCTTGCGTGCATCAATACATGTCTTTGGCCATTTTAGCGTATTCATGTACATTCTTTGCAACATCATGGGATCGATTCCTTGTATCGTATTTTCAATGTCCAACTTCAGTTCCTTTACCGTCCGCGGATTTGTCTCATACACGCAGCCCTTTAAACAATCCCACAAGAAATAGTCGCCCGTTGTTAAGTCAGCCGATTGTGGTGGCCACACGTACGCTTCCGCTATTGCAATTCTTTCTTGCAGTCAATACTGCACTGACCACTTCAGTACACTGCCAGCACAAAAGTGGTTTCCAGGGGTCAGACAGCAAGGAAGCAAGGCAGGCGACACGACCAGAGCCACCTATCTGGCAGCAGACGAGTCGTCTCAGTGAAGCAGGCCACCCTGTATttctacacatactgtatactcatTTATATCGGTATTCTATTATCCTTATGtcataaataaatagtattatttaatttattgtaataaGTGCGACTGGGTAATTTGTTGAAAGTAGGCCACAACAGAGAAAGTAAAAGTGTTTAATGGAAACTTTTGCCAATTTATGAGCCTTGTTCATTTACtgtacagatctcttcatatttcttgTGAAACCGAGATTCCTCCACTCGACAAACATTCACTGGGcgtcttgttttaatttattaccaGACCCTCCATAGACACAGGGGAAAGGTGGAAAGTCTATAGGAACTTATATAGAACATAATAGGGTGAAATATTCAAACCCAGCACACTGGATGTGTAACACACCATTATTATACATTCACTTGCTGTACAGGATATCATTTTTAACTCACTTTCCAGTTCTGATCActtataaatgttattaattttaccTTGACCAGGTGacacctttctcttctttccagcccTTGGGGAGGACGCTGTATGCATGAGAGTTGAACTGGATACGGTATCCTTTGTAGTGACCCCACCGGTTCTTTTGATTTGGGTTGTAGAAGTGAAGGTATCTGGGAAGTGTCTTGCCAAAAGGGAACGCAGCgtgcctctctttctcatgtTGAGTACGATGGAGCTTTGATTGCACAATGAAGTGAGAAGGACTCCACGGATTGGTAATATTCTCATATTTTAGTGACAGGCTTTCAAAACTGTTCTGTCTTCCTGcaaacaaaatttgtttttattataaacagagggatgaaaactaaacaaagcaggcagtgtggtatagcggCAAAGGGACACAACTTGAAATCTGTTGTCtgttagtctatctatctatctatgttaaaaAGTGCCTTtacctctctatctatctatctatctatctatctatctatctgtctatctatctatctatcatatagtgcctttcatatctatctatttctctatcatagagtgcctttctcatctatctatctatctatctattatatagtgctgttcctatctatctatctgtcatatattacctttcattatctatctatctatctatctatctatctatctatctatctatctatctatctatctataatatagtgcctttcatatctatctatctatctatatatctatctatcatatagtgcctttcatatctatctatctatctatctatctatctatctatctatctatctatctatctatcatatagtgtctttcacatctatccacaGTATGTTTCTACAGTGTGTGTTTTTATACAGCATACAGTAAGTATAACCTTATATCTccctgattgactgactgataaGAAATTCTCCACAATCTGTAGAAGCCTAAAGATAACCAGTTTTCACTAATGGATCAATGTCATGGACCTGAGGCCTATATTAGTCCAAACTTGctaatttatttctaatataaaatataacactaataatttaattataaagcTGTTGTGATGTTTCACATCTAATGTCAGAGGGCAGTCTCAGTGCTGGTCATCAGTCGTCAGCACGAATGTCTGACTGCAAGTAAGAGGCATTGTGGTTCACACCCGgccagtagtttttatttttttatgttttgtagaGACATCTTCAGCTTCAGCTACATCTTCCTGATTGACTGAGTGACAAACTGAGAGCAGTGCCGATGTTAGGTTGTTTTGTGCCCTATGCCAAGCTTATTAGTATGCCAAGTGACTGTTCGGCAGCTAACCTGTGCGGCTGGATCGCACCCCTATGACCTTCGCCCTAAGCGAATGCCTGATTCTACTTAATGGTGGCACTGGCCTGACTGAGAGAAACTCCTTGGATGTTTGACAACTACctacagaaaaacattttccagTATATGTGCATATCACAAGGCCCTGAGGCCCACAAAAATCCAATCCTACCCAACATtgtcattttgaaaaatgtggagaaaacagaaatgataTTTCGCTTTCATAGTCGGAAAGGAACATCCTAGTGCTGGTCTATGGCGGTTGCAGAAGACTGTGTGTTACTAGTCCTGTTCGTATTCTTGTTTGGTTCATTCACATGAAATGTGAGAAGCACCTACTGTGATAGTCATGTCTGTCTGCCTTTCTGTCCTTCTGTCAGCATAAAACAATTCAGCTCTTTATGGaccaattttattgaaatttagcACACTTATTCTTCCAGACAATTCCATTTTTTGTTGGGATGGCTTGAACAGACCACACCATaggaagttttgaaatttcaagatCTACCTCTCCCTCcacattcactggtcaagagccCTGTCTTCGATTCAAAAGCTCGTTCCTGCGTGAGTCCGTTTCCTGTTCATGTACTACTCTGACATATATCTTTGCAAAAAAACGCTTGATTTTTACATGTTTGGAACATACAACTGGATGTCATGACATGTTGAGTATACAACATGTTGTTATATTGCTTCCTGTTGTCCAGCATTACCTTCCATAGATGCCCATTCTAAcagttctccatgaaaacacaacattaaaaatttttcttggccTCACTACAAACCACTACAGCCTCATGTTCCTTAGGGAACTAGGAGGCATACGTGAGAAGATAAAAGACTAAAAACCACATGGGGTaagaaacaaataacaaaaaatatcatttttgatcAGAGTATCCCTTTACATGTTTCACGGAAGATCACACTATTCATGAATTACACCTCGGACATGAAGCTGGAACCAAGTGGTTTCCGGTCGCTCTGCTCTACTAGCCCACTAGGTCACACTGCCAGCCTTTACGAAGGATTCATGAAGAACAAGCAGAGAGGCCTTACCTGCTACGTCTAAGTCAACCTTGTAGTTGACCAGATGGGTGTGCAGATTCCCCAGGACGTAGCTGTACACCTTGTTACCATAGTTCACACCGTCAGAAGTGAAGAATTGGGAGTGAATGTATCCGGTTGCACTGACTCTAGACTCCACCACCCCATTCTGATAAAAGTAGAAATCCCAGATGTAGTCATAATTATAAACGGTTGAGGTGGTCCGAATGACTAGAGCGGTGTTCTCCAGGCCGGCATAAAAGTTGTAGCCGCCTCTGAAGTTGTTATTGTAGTGCCTTCGCAAAGGAGTGTTGGTCGTCATCTCAAAGATACAAAGGGCATTCTTGTAGCGAACTGGGTGATTTGTGTCATAGAAATGATAAAGGTCGATGAAGGTAGAAACCTCGGGACAGTCTATACCAGGAGCCAACTCATAGCCCACAGTTCCCATTCCCCAGCCGGCGTCAATATATTTTGTTTGCATGACGGCAGGTGAGCTTCCGGCATAGAAGGCCAACGCCTCCTGGAGGCTGATCTCGTAGGCTATTCTTTCTCCGTTGAAGCGAATGTCAAACAGTTGTAGGCCTGCACTGGAGCGTACACGAAATGCAAACGACCAGCCTGCATATTCAACAAAATTGTTGTCCACTCGATACCGTGGTCCCTGAGGTAGCACCGTCTTGGGCCCATGGATGTTGTTTGGAGTGTTTCTCTCACCACGGGGTATATAGGTGGAGAAGAGGTCTTCATCATTATGTTCACCAAGCTTGACCTTCCGAACCTCCCCCCTCTCATATTTCTCAACGAGTTCCTCCACACTGTCAAAGTACTGCTCGTTGTACCAGACCTTTTCTACAAACCACTCAGACGGATCCAAGGATTTGTGGTTGATCATGACTTCAAATCCTACTGGGTGAATGAAGTAGCCTTCAACGAACTTCTGCAGCATTATCCAGGTCCGCCTCTCTCCTGACTCCACACCACGTGGGGCAATGTCGGAGAAAGTCAGGCATCTGTCAGTACAGTTGTGGAAGGAAAATCCAGAGCTTTCCATCAAGATTCGGTATGCTTTTTCTGTGACCTCTTTTAGGGTTTTCGTCAAATGTTTGTACTCCACTAAGCTGATAGGCCTTGATTCAAACTTAATGGACTGCTTTGATTTAAAGGTTCGAGGTTTCAAGCAAGTGGGATTGGGTAGTGGACTAACAATATACTCGGTGATGTTTGGATGAGGCTGGTCGCCGAACTGAATGACTACTCTGGCCTGGCGTACTGGCTTCTCATGGCCTTTGTCCAGCGCTCTGAGAGCCTCACTCTTCTTGGGAACGTGCAACTCAATCAAGAAAATGCTGTTTTTCTTTAGGTTTTCCTCCCTCACTGAAGAGAGACGTAGATCTGGACGCGAAAACAAAAAGTTTTTCACCTCTTTCAATTCCTGTGCACTTAAATCGGCAAAGATCGAGGCCCCCTGCCTGGCCCGCTCTCTCTCAGCTGGGTGACAAATTGCTGTTGTGGCGGACAACAGAGCCATGCTTACGACTAAGTGCTGCCACATCTCCAATCAGAGACCTACAAAAGAAATGGTACAATGGAATGAAGTTTAAAGAACCTTAATAAAGGCCAACTAAAGCTCATTTGTTAGCCCTTAGGAGAGAAAAATCAAacaagagatctccttaatatctttttggtttctcccagacaacaatgagatcagaaagaaataaagtgGCGGGATGCTCCTGAGATGAAAGGATGAGGAAAGGCAGCTTTtgtaggacactgcctcccccaagatgctagatggtaGCTCCCTTTGGAGTATAGCgttgccctggattcccacagggcatcctagGACTTGGAGTTCGCTATCTCAGCCCTCTTGGGTGGCGTGGGTGCTGCCATGGGGTGCTGCGGAAAGACCGGGGGATTCTTGCttcccttatagcccggaagtactaggaagtcacaaGGACAAGAGCCCTGAAactacttccgggctgattaaagaactttaatttgTCTGTCTGACCCAGAAATGCTGACAAGTCATGTGgacggaagagcagaagcacttctgggtcaaggactatttaaaggattgctgaagacccagcaggcgagccagaGTCAGTTGGAGGtgaatgaagcttgctgggaggtgtgaagaagaagagagttgtatttattattgagaattgagAATTACTTGCTTGTTtagtgtggctgtggtgcttggaggcagtttttatagaagaaaaaagaattgaagatcttcttagtgcttttacccggtgtcctgagcatctgtctgttgggtttaaaggggcaacagtgccacctagcgttcACAGTCTCCAGCTTCTCAGAAATTTCTCCTGAGGAAAATAACACCTGGGTGTTCTCTCCAGCGTCTTGAGCTTCGGCAGAGACCTCAGCAAAAGACACACAATGACCTCAGGTCTCCCAAATAGTATCTTGACATACTATTTatttacagggggtcctcgggttacaacatctcgacatacaacgtttcgagtttacaacgctcactcccataaaaacttttaaaaaatcaagacgtgagaaggaataaaggtaaggattttttttttacactaattttttctgttcctacagtacagtatatttatgtccttttcctttttctgtggcttagttgtgtttttatgttctagattatgattttgcaaatgtgttaggataggtaagtgacttaggctagggtgtgtttcgacttacaccaaaattcgggttacatcactgttgtaggaacggaactgtgtcgtaacccgaggaccccctgtatttatttatttttacaatttcaaaatatttgcacTGTGTGTTAGGTGATATATGATGGAATGcatggacagttgtttgtggtaataaaatactttaatatGATTACAAAatgtagtccttgcttctgaatcaTACTATTAGCTACTGCAAtttacgagggatgttcaaaaaatttccgcagttttatatttttgttggaaacagtgaaggtgggAGAAGTAGTAATTGcatattaaaaagttggtatgatgctggaaaaattgcatcgcaaacaaagatgactatgtagaaaagtcaTGTCCTTTGTATTAGAAAAGTGCAGAatctttttgaacgtccctcatatctCGCTGTGTTCCAGTTAGATCAGAATTACTGGTTAAGATGTTGGACTCCAAACCCTGAGATTGCAggttcaaatctcactactgacaccactgtgtgaccacaagaaagtcacttcatctgcctgtgctccaattggaaaaacacaaGAAGTGGAAGCAATGCTGTAAGTCACCTTTGGCCATGTCGATGTGGACTTGTGGGCATGATGTTGATAGAAGATCAGATCAGATCGTGCTTCATCAGTTACACTTGTTATGATGAAGGCATTTGCCATGTTGATGTAGCCTTGTTTGCATAATGTTGATGGCAGATCAGATTGAGCTACATCAGTTACACTTGTTCTATGATTAAGGCATTCATCATGTTGATGTGGACTTGTGTGCTTGATGTTGATAGAAGATCAGATCAGATCAAGCTTCATCAGTTACACATGTTCTATGATGAAGACATTCGCCATGTCGATGTGGACTTGTGGGCATGATGTTGATAGAAGATCAGATCAGATTGTGCTTTATCAGTTACACTTGTTATGATGAAGGCATTTGCCATGTTGATGTAGGCTTGTTTGCATAATGTTGATGGCAGATCAGATCGAGCTTCATCAGTTACGCTTGTTCTGTGATGAAGGCATTCGCCATGTTGATATTGGCTTGCTTGCATAATGTTGATGGCAGATCAGATCGAGCTTCATCAGTTACACTTGTTCTATGATGGAAGTATTCACCATGTTTTTGTGGACTTGTGGACATTTTGTTGATGGCAGATCAGATCAGATCGAGCTTCATCAGTTACACGTGCTCTAAATCTTTCTACCCATTGGCTGAGTCCTGCTGTTTTTACTTCCATGCTGAGCCAACATAATTTGGTGAATTTCAGGAGGTTCCCCTCCCTCTGCTCAAACAAATCTCACTactgttcaacaatggtgcaattccACAGTGGAGTGTCCACCTTCATTTGACATGGCTTCAGCTAGACTAACGGCAGAGTGCTGTGCTGGGCTAtgcatgttcaaactacccattagctgtcacaaaaatgttgcattgcATTAGCTT containing:
- the aoc1 gene encoding amiloride-sensitive amine oxidase [copper-containing]; its protein translation is MWQHLVVSMALLSATTAICHPAERERARQGASIFADLSAQELKEVKNFLFSRPDLRLSSVREENLKKNSIFLIELHVPKKSEALRALDKGHEKPVRQARVVIQFGDQPHPNITEYIVSPLPNPTCLKPRTFKSKQSIKFESRPISLVEYKHLTKTLKEVTEKAYRILMESSGFSFHNCTDRCLTFSDIAPRGVESGERRTWIMLQKFVEGYFIHPVGFEVMINHKSLDPSEWFVEKVWYNEQYFDSVEELVEKYERGEVRKVKLGEHNDEDLFSTYIPRGERNTPNNIHGPKTVLPQGPRYRVDNNFVEYAGWSFAFRVRSSAGLQLFDIRFNGERIAYEISLQEALAFYAGSSPAVMQTKYIDAGWGMGTVGYELAPGIDCPEVSTFIDLYHFYDTNHPVRYKNALCIFEMTTNTPLRRHYNNNFRGGYNFYAGLENTALVIRTTSTVYNYDYIWDFYFYQNGVVESRVSATGYIHSQFFTSDGVNYGNKVYSYVLGNLHTHLVNYKVDLDVAGRQNSFESLSLKYENITNPWSPSHFIVQSKLHRTQHEKERHAAFPFGKTLPRYLHFYNPNQKNRWGHYKGYRIQFNSHAYSVLPKGWKEEKGVTWSRYPLAVTRYRDSEMTSSTIYCQNDPWEPVVHFEDYIRNNENIVNEDLVAWVTVGFLHIPHSEDIPNTATPGNAVGFFLRPFNFFDEDPSVASKSTVIVRPHKDSFTKLNTQRWTPEVVGHCVSDKPFYYNGTYYEV